Proteins from one Leptospira wolffii serovar Khorat str. Khorat-H2 genomic window:
- a CDS encoding histone deacetylase, translating into MNLGYAYHETFLKHDTGSFHPESPKRLEAIMNKLASTNYFRNLKAVLPEKLPVELIEPAHNSEHVLRFSSIQGKRGGFDADTPFSEPTFDAALLASGSGVSLAKKLLTGELDSGIALVRPPGHHAETGRAMGFCLLNNIAITAHYLLSQGAERIYILDWDVHHGNGTQEIFYDSDRVFFTSLHQYPFYPGSGSQFETGEGKGKGTTLNFPLPSGSGDSQYLDIFREKITPSLLEFSPDYVLISAGFDAHKRDPLGGMNLSTDAFAEFTRIVCDISQESKAKILSFLEGGYDLEALAESVEAHISVLAG; encoded by the coding sequence ATGAACTTAGGCTACGCCTATCACGAGACTTTTCTTAAGCACGATACCGGGTCTTTCCATCCCGAATCCCCCAAAAGACTGGAAGCCATCATGAATAAATTGGCCTCCACGAACTACTTTAGGAATTTAAAAGCGGTTCTCCCCGAAAAACTTCCCGTTGAGTTGATAGAACCGGCACATAATAGTGAGCATGTTCTAAGATTTAGTTCCATCCAGGGAAAAAGAGGAGGCTTCGACGCAGACACTCCCTTCTCCGAACCCACTTTCGATGCGGCGTTACTCGCGTCCGGAAGCGGCGTAAGTCTGGCAAAGAAATTGCTGACGGGAGAATTGGATTCGGGCATCGCCTTGGTTCGTCCTCCCGGCCATCATGCGGAAACCGGAAGAGCCATGGGATTCTGTCTCCTGAATAATATAGCAATCACCGCGCATTATCTACTCTCACAAGGAGCGGAAAGAATTTATATCCTGGATTGGGACGTTCATCATGGAAACGGGACCCAGGAGATATTCTACGATTCCGACCGCGTCTTCTTTACATCCCTCCACCAATATCCGTTTTATCCGGGATCCGGTTCCCAATTCGAAACGGGAGAAGGCAAGGGAAAAGGAACCACTTTGAATTTTCCCCTTCCCTCCGGATCCGGAGATTCGCAATACCTGGATATCTTCCGAGAAAAGATCACTCCTTCCTTACTCGAATTCTCCCCCGATTATGTACTCATCTCCGCGGGTTTCGATGCTCACAAAAGGGACCCATTGGGAGGCATGAATTTGAGCACAGATGCTTTTGCGGAATTCACTCGAATCGTATGCGATATCTCTCAAGAATCGAAGGCGAAGATTCTCTCTTTCTTGGAAGGAGGCTATGATCTAGAAGCCTTGGCGGAGAGTGTGGAAGCCCATATATCGGTTTTGGCCGGATAA
- the mtnC gene encoding acireductone synthase, whose protein sequence is MEFSDVELYLFDIEGTTTPIEFVHKVLFPYSNRNFDAFFGEEENRERYFQDLLLSSKQEPEYSSVLEKNSDSLSEFCRFLVSKDRKLGVLKEIQGGVWKKGYESGELKSTIFPDVPPFLKRIKEKGKRAAVYSSGSVEAQILIYRYCEAGDLTPYFDSYFDTAIGGKKEEVSYLNISEKLSLKPSSILFFTDIKEEADAATKAGFRSAILSRPGNHQQASHDYEVLKNFDAILA, encoded by the coding sequence TTGGAATTTTCGGACGTCGAATTATACTTATTTGATATAGAAGGGACAACCACGCCGATAGAATTCGTGCATAAGGTCCTCTTTCCTTATTCGAATCGGAATTTCGACGCCTTCTTCGGAGAGGAGGAGAATAGGGAAAGGTATTTCCAGGACCTCCTGCTTTCCTCGAAGCAGGAACCCGAATACTCCAGCGTATTGGAAAAGAATTCCGACTCTCTTTCCGAGTTTTGCAGATTTTTAGTATCAAAAGATCGTAAATTAGGAGTTTTGAAAGAAATCCAGGGAGGAGTCTGGAAAAAAGGCTACGAATCCGGAGAACTCAAGAGTACGATCTTTCCGGACGTCCCTCCGTTCTTAAAGAGAATCAAAGAAAAAGGAAAAAGAGCGGCGGTCTATTCCTCAGGCAGTGTGGAGGCCCAGATTCTCATCTATCGCTATTGCGAAGCCGGCGACTTGACTCCTTATTTCGATTCCTATTTCGATACCGCAATCGGAGGAAAAAAGGAAGAAGTAAGTTACCTTAATATTTCCGAAAAACTTTCCTTAAAACCTTCTTCCATCCTATTCTTTACGGATATCAAGGAAGAAGCGGATGCCGCTACAAAAGCGGGATTCCGATCGGCGATTCTCTCCCGCCCGGGAAATCATCAGCAGGCGTCTCACGATTACGAAGTCCTGAAGAATTTCGACGCTATCCTTGCATAA
- a CDS encoding putative glycoside hydrolase gives MRKPFSFLPIFILTAFPVCAEFTIPFPENSRRGNEPAESAREERPSVRTASVQEKERKSAKAPVVSKTVEPEQELPKVKPSRLRTGNSNLPLPPKFYRGLYVNNGMITDKKSKKQWDDLLSRARESGVNVLVIDVQSTTPPASEISRLKELGFYPVARVVNFDGGLKTELPSPTRMDSILGHVRKACAAGFPEIQLDYIRYADVTDIKLTLKQKYKNIESVIEKIRKEADQCEKMPYLSADIFGRIPFNKDDQIGQKVENFAQLVDVLYPMLYPSHFYHQPARIANPYQTIYDGLSNAKKRSLSTTRVVGWIQGFSMSISSSGKSLKDYIKAQIEASVDSKSNGFVVWNIGNNYEETFKAMKESVRDGKLPIED, from the coding sequence TTGCGCAAACCGTTTTCTTTTCTTCCTATTTTCATTTTAACCGCCTTTCCAGTATGTGCCGAGTTTACGATTCCGTTTCCGGAGAACTCTAGAAGGGGAAACGAACCGGCGGAATCGGCTAGAGAAGAAAGGCCTTCGGTTCGGACCGCCTCCGTTCAGGAGAAGGAAAGGAAGAGTGCGAAAGCGCCCGTAGTTTCCAAGACCGTGGAGCCCGAACAGGAACTCCCTAAAGTCAAGCCGAGCCGCTTGAGAACGGGAAATTCCAATCTCCCCCTTCCTCCCAAATTCTATCGGGGCCTATATGTGAATAACGGGATGATTACGGATAAGAAGTCCAAAAAACAATGGGACGATCTATTATCTAGAGCGAGAGAATCCGGAGTAAACGTACTCGTGATAGATGTTCAATCTACGACTCCTCCCGCATCCGAAATTTCCAGACTGAAAGAATTGGGTTTTTATCCTGTTGCGAGAGTCGTGAATTTCGATGGGGGATTGAAAACGGAACTGCCTAGTCCGACTAGGATGGATTCGATTTTGGGTCACGTTCGTAAGGCTTGTGCAGCAGGGTTTCCGGAGATACAGTTGGATTATATACGTTATGCGGATGTCACCGATATCAAATTGACCTTGAAACAGAAATACAAGAACATAGAATCCGTGATCGAAAAAATCAGAAAGGAAGCCGATCAATGCGAGAAAATGCCTTATTTGAGCGCGGATATATTCGGTAGAATTCCGTTTAATAAGGACGATCAGATCGGGCAGAAGGTGGAGAATTTCGCACAATTGGTGGACGTACTTTACCCCATGCTTTATCCTTCCCATTTCTATCACCAACCGGCAAGAATTGCGAACCCTTACCAGACGATTTACGACGGATTGTCCAACGCAAAGAAACGTTCCTTATCAACTACGAGGGTAGTCGGGTGGATCCAGGGTTTCAGTATGAGTATCTCTTCTTCCGGAAAATCCTTAAAGGATTATATTAAGGCCCAGATAGAAGCCAGTGTGGATAGCAAAAGCAACGGTTTCGTGGTTTGGAATATCGGTAATAATTATGAAGAGACTTTCAAGGCGATGAAGGAAAGCGTGAGAGACGGAAAATTGCCGATTGAGGATTGA
- a CDS encoding tetratricopeptide repeat protein has protein sequence MKNFLFRHLSLLVCVFSLTFFSGPAFSKETIEWIKEGEAALHSRNYAGAYDAFREAVNKNPLSVRSRMGLAEAALRLHKYKEVLQALDKVLELEPKNKKAVREKASTLARTGRFDEAFQLLKPFLDEDRYDSELFPIYISVQLDSGKTEKATLEFNSAYSRMPKNREIRMLEARIAALGGNFSKASALRDQLESESSDESGVFLESGKFLLSWAEKSSGGKRDTKIAEAAEKFERSISLYPNEEESLKLLAKTRIYSGRYSEAEELLSRLLTLFPNETEYLYLRSYARLRKDPSSKEARADLEKLISLDDLDPFARNRSEFYSIDNLPQGNSLRRTLGEYRLQRYKANRNSFLYDLSWFHLIRARELLPNRPEILVLTLDEYKRRGLFPSYFNLLLHLREKFPDNQKYGYAVENNLDGFKSSLSYREGLVKIGEFGIQEDYGRTPPELLIFDPETDDFLSKHPDSSALLGKVIRSFISKDPRVRSADLDSKLGALDLEPYSGAAYKTEKNYSSIKNQKGEGIRFVASGKFSFKNDTLRMEWTLRDHKEEKILGKFQVYSKGRDAIVEAVLRTRDKLLELIPASGKVHRVKEDSVIVNAGSIDGLVKGQTVYFFNGGNLIGEGSVSEIDLYTSKVLPKNADSFLRTVAVGNKAFWRKGEGPAPAGK, from the coding sequence ATGAAAAACTTCCTTTTCCGTCACCTTTCTCTACTCGTCTGCGTCTTCTCTCTTACATTCTTCTCCGGCCCGGCATTTTCCAAGGAAACCATAGAATGGATCAAGGAAGGAGAAGCCGCTCTCCATTCCAGAAATTACGCCGGAGCCTACGATGCTTTTCGAGAGGCCGTAAATAAGAACCCTCTCTCCGTAAGATCCAGAATGGGCTTGGCGGAAGCGGCCTTAAGGTTACACAAATACAAAGAGGTCCTACAGGCCCTGGACAAGGTTCTAGAACTGGAACCTAAAAACAAAAAAGCCGTCCGAGAAAAAGCCTCGACTCTGGCCAGAACCGGAAGATTCGACGAAGCCTTCCAACTGCTGAAACCGTTTTTGGACGAGGACAGATACGATAGCGAACTTTTTCCCATTTATATTTCGGTACAATTGGATTCGGGAAAAACGGAAAAAGCCACTCTGGAATTCAATTCCGCCTATTCCCGTATGCCCAAGAACCGGGAAATCCGAATGCTGGAGGCGAGAATCGCCGCATTGGGAGGAAATTTTTCCAAGGCGTCCGCTCTAAGAGATCAGCTAGAATCCGAGTCTTCCGATGAATCGGGAGTATTTCTGGAATCCGGAAAGTTCCTACTTTCTTGGGCGGAAAAATCCTCCGGAGGCAAAAGGGACACGAAAATCGCGGAAGCCGCCGAGAAGTTCGAAAGATCCATTTCCCTTTATCCCAACGAAGAGGAATCCCTCAAATTACTTGCAAAAACCCGAATATACTCGGGACGCTATTCCGAAGCGGAAGAATTACTGAGTAGATTGCTAACTCTTTTTCCGAACGAAACGGAGTATTTGTATTTAAGATCCTACGCAAGATTGAGAAAGGACCCGAGTTCGAAGGAAGCGAGAGCGGATCTAGAGAAACTCATTTCCTTGGACGACTTGGACCCTTTCGCAAGAAATCGTTCCGAATTCTACTCCATAGATAACCTTCCCCAAGGAAACTCTCTTCGTAGAACCTTGGGAGAATACAGGCTCCAAAGATACAAGGCCAATCGAAATAGCTTCCTTTATGATCTGTCTTGGTTCCATTTGATCAGGGCCAGAGAACTCCTTCCCAATCGTCCCGAGATTCTCGTTCTGACTCTGGACGAGTACAAAAGAAGAGGGCTTTTTCCCAGTTATTTCAATCTGCTTCTGCATCTTCGGGAAAAATTTCCGGATAACCAAAAATACGGATATGCCGTGGAGAATAATCTGGACGGATTCAAGTCCTCTTTGAGTTACAGAGAAGGACTCGTCAAGATAGGAGAATTCGGTATCCAAGAGGATTACGGCCGCACTCCTCCCGAACTGCTCATATTCGATCCGGAGACGGACGATTTCCTTTCCAAGCATCCGGATTCTTCGGCTTTACTAGGCAAAGTAATACGAAGTTTTATAAGTAAGGACCCGAGAGTCAGATCCGCGGATTTAGATTCCAAGTTAGGCGCCTTAGACCTCGAACCTTACTCGGGAGCGGCTTACAAGACGGAGAAAAATTATTCTTCTATAAAGAATCAAAAAGGAGAAGGGATTCGTTTCGTAGCGAGCGGTAAATTTTCCTTCAAGAACGACACTCTTCGCATGGAGTGGACCCTAAGGGATCATAAGGAAGAGAAAATTCTAGGAAAATTCCAGGTATACTCTAAAGGAAGAGACGCGATCGTAGAAGCCGTCCTAAGAACTAGGGATAAACTTCTGGAACTGATTCCTGCGAGCGGAAAAGTACATCGCGTGAAGGAAGACTCGGTCATAGTAAACGCGGGCAGCATCGACGGGCTTGTAAAAGGACAGACGGTCTATTTCTTTAACGGCGGCAACTTAATAGGAGAAGGTTCCGTCTCCGAAATCGATCTGTATACCTCCAAGGTTCTTCCCAAAAATGCGGACTCTTTCCTCAGAACCGTAGCCGTAGGCAATAAGGCGTTTTGGAGAAAGGGAGAAGGCCCGGCTCCAGCGGGTAAATAA
- a CDS encoding VWA domain-containing protein — translation MGRLTQTKLFLFLLLGSLFTQSAVSEPLPNFSLKEKEARTFFKRGLAYYNKGEFAAARENFLKSLSIKPDFNHAKYFLSETYYLSGDWQESLSELEQLESSNKLNLIQKNRLDALRFGLGGGNRKETLEYYKSIFGDDLRRFRFRNPADVAVDEEGYLFVVSFDTANVVKFDANGSPLENFKGGIGRNMEGPVSISIRGKSVFIADYAGDKVYEFDTKGTYKNRFGSTGKEPGNFHGPAGVYCTKEGFLYVSDMGNNRIQKLDKEGKVLQEIGLGILKQPAGIKVNNRGEIYVADRGNRRIVIFDNEGNFLKEISNPSFKRPRNLAIRDNKVYIADETAGLFVYDSIAKTWNKFESFRDSKNIVRNFDQTFSLAFDSTGSLFVADFNRHRVESFAPKGQLSSNLDLIVERVISSDYPDISLVLHAKDRHGDPVKAIPRSSFRIYEMDNLSPLIGLTDMKKYNNRISVSIVAENSQIISESYPTIEKALRPFLSEIREEDKIQLLRSGKDTQTAYPFGRSMYDILKSIRSFVPEEEFQIGKSLQKGITDLLDSLGPRAVVAVVSGRDSKAAFTQFSPTKIIRFAVAHDIPIYFLCLGEPGESTSVYKEIAEKTKGKFLTIPAGGSEKNLRTWIDSKKDRRYLLSFRSRINSSGGDVYVPIVVESIFRNSNGKTETGFFTP, via the coding sequence ATGGGGAGACTTACGCAAACAAAACTCTTTCTCTTTCTATTACTCGGAAGCCTATTCACTCAATCTGCGGTTTCCGAGCCGCTACCCAATTTCAGCCTAAAGGAAAAGGAAGCCCGAACCTTCTTCAAACGAGGACTCGCCTACTATAATAAGGGAGAGTTCGCCGCGGCCAGGGAGAATTTTCTCAAGTCCTTATCGATCAAGCCTGACTTCAACCACGCAAAGTATTTCCTTTCCGAAACCTATTATCTGAGCGGCGACTGGCAGGAAAGTCTATCCGAGTTGGAACAATTAGAATCTTCTAATAAGCTGAATCTGATTCAGAAGAATAGGCTGGACGCCCTCCGATTCGGATTAGGAGGCGGAAACAGAAAAGAAACATTAGAATATTATAAATCCATATTCGGAGACGACCTACGAAGGTTCCGCTTCCGGAATCCGGCCGACGTGGCCGTGGACGAAGAAGGCTATTTATTCGTAGTGAGCTTCGATACGGCAAACGTGGTAAAATTCGACGCAAACGGAAGCCCTTTGGAGAATTTCAAGGGAGGAATCGGAAGAAATATGGAAGGCCCCGTCTCCATTTCCATCCGAGGAAAATCCGTCTTTATAGCCGATTACGCCGGAGACAAGGTCTATGAGTTCGATACGAAAGGAACTTATAAGAATAGATTCGGTTCCACGGGCAAGGAACCCGGAAATTTCCACGGTCCTGCCGGCGTTTATTGTACCAAGGAGGGCTTTCTTTACGTTTCCGATATGGGAAATAATCGGATCCAGAAACTGGACAAGGAAGGAAAGGTCCTACAGGAAATCGGATTAGGAATTTTGAAACAACCCGCGGGCATTAAGGTAAACAATCGGGGAGAGATCTACGTCGCCGATCGCGGCAACCGTAGGATAGTTATATTCGATAACGAGGGAAATTTTCTAAAGGAGATATCCAACCCTTCCTTTAAGAGACCCCGCAATCTTGCGATCCGGGATAACAAAGTCTATATTGCGGACGAGACCGCGGGTCTCTTCGTTTACGATTCCATCGCCAAGACCTGGAATAAATTCGAGAGCTTCCGAGATTCCAAAAATATAGTCCGCAATTTCGACCAAACTTTTTCTTTGGCCTTCGATTCCACCGGTTCCCTTTTCGTGGCCGATTTCAATCGTCATAGAGTCGAATCTTTCGCACCTAAGGGGCAACTCTCCTCCAACCTGGATCTGATCGTGGAAAGGGTAATCAGTTCCGATTATCCCGACATCTCTCTCGTTCTCCACGCCAAGGATAGACACGGGGATCCTGTGAAGGCGATTCCCAGAAGTTCGTTCCGTATCTACGAGATGGACAATCTCTCCCCTCTTATCGGTTTGACCGACATGAAGAAATACAATAACCGAATCAGTGTTTCGATCGTAGCGGAAAACTCCCAGATCATTTCGGAATCCTATCCTACGATCGAGAAGGCGTTGCGTCCTTTTCTATCCGAGATCCGGGAAGAAGATAAGATCCAACTACTTCGTTCCGGCAAGGACACTCAGACCGCGTATCCGTTCGGACGTAGCATGTACGATATCCTAAAATCCATCCGTTCCTTCGTTCCCGAGGAGGAATTCCAGATCGGAAAATCCTTACAGAAAGGAATCACCGATCTACTGGATAGTTTGGGCCCCAGAGCCGTCGTCGCCGTCGTATCCGGAAGAGATTCCAAGGCGGCATTCACCCAATTTTCTCCCACTAAGATCATAAGATTCGCGGTGGCTCACGATATACCCATTTATTTCTTATGCTTGGGAGAACCGGGAGAATCAACTTCCGTATATAAGGAAATTGCGGAGAAGACCAAAGGAAAATTCTTAACGATCCCTGCGGGAGGATCCGAGAAGAATCTAAGGACCTGGATCGATTCCAAGAAGGACAGACGTTATCTTCTCTCCTTCCGGAGTAGAATCAATTCTTCCGGCGGGGACGTCTACGTCCCGATAGTCGTGGAGTCTATATTCAGAAATTCGAATGGAAAAACGGAGACGGGATTCTTTACGCCATGA
- a CDS encoding tetratricopeptide repeat protein, translating to MAHSRSVFALILFLSFSSSIYSKDMIYAFRDVGMPKNTGSDGMPRKEKMVLIGETMLFDKVKPIEHDGKYKNLELGYDTRPDIVTVKVHYDPGIRPGQILYLIEKDFDHETFKDGSIVGQIEVKSVFQTAFIGKQLRGVGYLSIAKDKVLAVAFPVSSELTGPALVERKKGDYHFTRNEIPEAIQAYRKAIRMDPLSPMPHFRLGLLYLNEAGVESKEPSCSGILPMSAGAEFSSAWKKRARFEVNQDVLQFSRDYVSFLNCKSEQAPSFAKGSRIPEELERAQEVARLGFQILKTDYELLIRSAETYYKLYNSYSPSQKPKGSSPEEDSKSRNRQEKSWEIAQRLLKEASLDNLTDYRIHRLTALLYGKRYLELSNGSKSSTLSDEANFLRNKALESVQAYKLHRPKTVPGDKDLLILEKDL from the coding sequence ATGGCCCATTCCCGATCGGTCTTTGCCCTCATTCTATTCTTATCCTTTTCCTCTTCTATTTATTCCAAGGATATGATCTACGCGTTTCGCGACGTGGGCATGCCCAAAAACACGGGCAGCGACGGAATGCCTCGCAAAGAAAAGATGGTTCTCATCGGAGAAACCATGCTATTCGATAAAGTAAAGCCGATCGAACACGATGGCAAATACAAGAATTTGGAACTGGGTTACGATACCCGACCCGATATAGTTACGGTAAAAGTACATTACGATCCCGGAATACGCCCCGGCCAAATCCTCTATCTGATCGAAAAGGATTTCGATCATGAAACCTTTAAGGACGGAAGCATCGTAGGGCAGATAGAAGTGAAATCCGTCTTCCAAACCGCCTTTATCGGAAAGCAATTGAGGGGGGTCGGATATTTAAGCATCGCAAAGGATAAGGTACTCGCAGTGGCTTTTCCCGTTTCCTCCGAACTTACGGGTCCCGCACTTGTGGAAAGGAAGAAGGGAGATTATCATTTCACTCGTAACGAAATCCCCGAGGCAATCCAAGCCTATCGCAAAGCGATTCGTATGGACCCGCTTTCTCCCATGCCTCATTTTCGCTTGGGCTTACTCTATCTAAACGAAGCGGGAGTGGAATCCAAGGAACCTAGCTGCTCCGGAATCCTACCCATGAGCGCCGGTGCGGAATTTTCCTCCGCTTGGAAGAAGAGAGCCAGATTCGAAGTGAACCAAGACGTACTGCAATTCTCTAGGGATTACGTGTCCTTTTTAAATTGTAAGTCGGAACAGGCCCCCTCCTTTGCCAAGGGAAGTCGCATCCCGGAAGAATTGGAAAGAGCCCAGGAAGTAGCAAGACTAGGCTTTCAAATCTTAAAAACCGATTATGAACTCTTAATACGTAGCGCGGAAACATATTACAAACTGTATAACTCTTACTCTCCTTCCCAAAAACCGAAAGGCAGCTCGCCGGAAGAGGATTCCAAATCCAGAAACCGCCAGGAAAAATCCTGGGAAATCGCTCAAAGATTATTGAAAGAAGCTTCCTTGGATAACTTGACGGATTATAGAATTCATAGATTGACCGCTTTATTATATGGAAAAAGATATCTGGAACTTTCCAACGGTTCCAAATCCTCCACGCTCAGCGATGAGGCAAATTTTCTTAGAAACAAGGCCTTGGAATCCGTCCAAGCCTACAAACTCCATCGGCCCAAAACGGTCCCGGGAGATAAAGATCTTCTAATATTAGAAAAAGATCTCTGA
- a CDS encoding MFS transporter produces the protein MSEQSSEKSLLRYFGLGELAAHGGRAVLAFWMIMGMAFFLFADQNLIAPNLRNIAASFGITEQSEIDWKLGGIIPICFFVLGGFVSVYMGYLTQKFPRKWLVIGTVLLGEIPCLLSGFAGTYKEFLILRTLTGFGLGGSFPLLFSLVGDYFSDKSRSTAAGYLSLSMGLGVGIGQLVGGELGTADPINGWRTSFIYMATPSFLFMLIYALFCQEPARGGKEKELSGVSVDLNSESVRLTWKDIRNIFTRKTNIGIFLQGIPGCVPWGVFFVFLNDYYEFHYGLPKDIASALVIYAAAGIFIGTFFGGVIGQKIYDTKKTLLPIFCGACILTGIVPTVFLLHAGNIASSPLFIPVNILTGIIISVTGPNVRALIMNVNPPKSRSSMFALYNLTDNLGNGLGPAMAALLLTILPDRTTAFTISILFWVPSGLSWLYILKNFKKDHDWMHQELADEAKRIKGAV, from the coding sequence ATGTCAGAACAATCGTCGGAAAAAAGCCTACTTCGCTATTTCGGATTAGGCGAACTCGCGGCCCATGGAGGCAGAGCGGTCCTAGCCTTTTGGATGATCATGGGAATGGCATTCTTCCTTTTTGCCGATCAAAATCTAATCGCCCCTAACTTGAGAAATATCGCCGCTTCTTTCGGGATCACCGAGCAAAGCGAGATCGATTGGAAGTTGGGAGGAATCATCCCGATTTGCTTCTTCGTTCTGGGTGGATTCGTTTCGGTCTACATGGGATATCTCACCCAAAAATTTCCTAGAAAATGGTTGGTCATCGGCACCGTTCTATTGGGAGAAATTCCCTGCCTACTTTCCGGATTTGCGGGAACCTATAAGGAGTTCCTGATTCTCCGCACCTTAACCGGATTCGGGTTAGGAGGAAGTTTCCCTTTACTATTCTCTCTCGTTGGCGACTATTTCTCGGATAAATCCCGCTCCACCGCCGCGGGTTACCTTTCTTTATCCATGGGACTCGGAGTGGGAATCGGACAGTTGGTGGGAGGAGAATTAGGAACCGCGGACCCTATAAACGGATGGAGAACGAGCTTCATCTATATGGCAACGCCTTCCTTCCTATTCATGCTGATCTACGCACTATTCTGCCAAGAACCGGCGAGAGGAGGAAAAGAGAAGGAACTCTCGGGAGTCTCCGTGGATTTGAATTCGGAATCGGTTCGTTTAACATGGAAGGATATTCGGAATATTTTCACCCGCAAAACGAATATAGGAATCTTCCTACAAGGAATCCCAGGTTGCGTCCCCTGGGGAGTCTTCTTCGTATTCTTGAACGACTATTACGAATTCCATTACGGATTACCGAAAGATATAGCTTCCGCCCTGGTGATTTATGCGGCTGCAGGAATCTTCATCGGGACTTTCTTCGGAGGAGTGATAGGACAAAAAATCTACGATACAAAAAAGACCTTATTGCCCATATTCTGTGGAGCTTGTATCCTGACCGGTATCGTTCCGACGGTTTTCCTCCTTCATGCGGGAAATATCGCCTCCAGTCCTTTGTTCATCCCTGTGAACATCCTGACGGGGATCATCATTTCGGTCACAGGCCCGAACGTGAGGGCCTTGATCATGAACGTCAATCCTCCCAAGAGTAGATCTTCTATGTTCGCTCTTTATAATCTTACGGATAACTTAGGAAACGGATTAGGGCCCGCAATGGCAGCCCTACTTCTCACCATTCTGCCGGACAGAACTACCGCATTCACGATCTCCATTTTGTTCTGGGTTCCTAGCGGTCTTTCCTGGCTTTATATCCTGAAAAATTTCAAAAAAGACCACGACTGGATGCACCAAGAATTGGCGGACGAAGCCAAGAGAATCAAAGGAGCGGTCTAA
- a CDS encoding SRPBCC family protein, which yields MIFICRSSFECSASELYDFHASPEGFSRLVSLSPGVKVIQAPLSLLPGSRTIVELRFLFFFRIRWTALHIEHSYGEKFVDVQEKGPFRSFRHEHLFIKKEENRSLLEDRVTCEPPFFLLPSLLEFLLSEKMRKEFLRRHEITALAIGCGHKTDFCGKA from the coding sequence TTGATTTTCATCTGTCGCTCCTCTTTCGAATGCTCCGCCTCCGAGTTATACGATTTTCACGCTAGCCCCGAAGGATTCTCCCGATTGGTAAGTTTGTCTCCCGGAGTGAAAGTCATCCAAGCCCCCCTATCCCTTCTTCCCGGATCCAGAACGATCGTGGAGCTCCGCTTTCTATTCTTCTTTAGAATCCGTTGGACCGCTTTGCATATAGAACATTCTTACGGGGAAAAATTCGTGGATGTACAGGAAAAAGGCCCTTTTCGCTCTTTTCGACACGAGCATCTATTTATCAAAAAGGAGGAGAACCGTTCCTTGTTGGAAGATCGAGTGACATGCGAACCTCCGTTTTTCCTTTTACCCTCTTTGTTGGAATTCCTACTTTCCGAAAAGATGCGAAAAGAGTTCCTACGAAGACATGAAATCACCGCCCTCGCAATCGGATGCGGGCATAAGACCGATTTTTGCGGAAAGGCCTAA